The DNA window AGGGGGCCCTTGACCGTCACCAGCGCATCAGCAGGGCCGTGGCTGATTCCGGCCTGTGCGGCGGCATCGATCAGCGGAGTAGCCGAGACGAGTTCACCGTCGCGGTCGACGACCCAGTAGTCGGCGGCAAGTCGCAGCTGCATGCGAACGGATCGTCATGCCTCCTCGCGTCTCGGTTGGGCCATCGCAAAGCCATCCTCGAGGTCCTCGAGGGTGGCACACATCGCTCGTTCGTCGGCGAGTATCGCCTCGAGCGGGTCGACCACGTCGTCGGCGTAGGCGAGCCGCCCGGCGAGTCGAACCAGCATCTCGTAGGTCCGACTCTCGAATCGTTCGGCGAGCAACGCCGTCTCGAGTGGGGGCGGGTCAGGGGCGTCGGATTCCGGGTGGAGGTCATCGCGTCGGGCCGCTGCGAGTTCGTCCACTATTTGCGAGCGACTGGCTCGCGGCCGACGCCCGAGTGCGGCAAACACGCGCTCGAGGCGGTCGACGTGTTGTTCAGTCTCCTCGCGGTGGGTGGACAGCGCCTGCTCGAGGGCGTCGTTGCCGGCGTCAGCGGCGTCGGTCGCGAGTTCCGAGAGGAGTTCGACCTGGGTTCGCTCTGCGTAGTAGGCGTGCTGTAGCTGGAATCCGAACAGATCCTCGATAGTTTCGATGTTCATAGCTGAAGTGGTGATAAATCGGGTGTGGCACTGCGCGTCAGGAGCCAACCGCGGCTGGCCGGGACGGGCACTCGAGTCGCCGTCGGTCTCACGAGTGCGCTCACTGGTACGGATCGAGCGACGCGCGGTCGGCGTCGTCGATCTGACTCGCTGCCAGCAGTCGGTCAACAGCCGCGCCATCGGCGAGCGACTCGAGTTCTGTCCGCACGTCACAGGCGTGTTCGTAGTTCGGTGCAATCGCATCCGCGACAGCCTCGCCAGTCTCGTCGTCGAGTGAGCGAGCCAGACCGATGACCCGCTCGTAGCGCGTACACTCGAGCGCCTCGAGTTTCAGCATCGTTTCGACGTAGTACAGCGGCCGCAACTCGTCGTTTAAGACGACGTTGTTGAACTTCTCTTTGTCCGCGATCAGGCCGTCCAGTTCGGGCACAGGCCCGGTATCCAGACGGTGATCAAGGACGTCGAACGCCTCCTCGAGGTGTCTGCGGCGGTCGGCCGTTTGCTCTCGTCGCTGGTCAATCGCGTACTGTAACTGCTCGCGGCACTGAAGTTCGCGCACCGTATCCAG is part of the Natronolimnobius sp. AArcel1 genome and encodes:
- a CDS encoding ferritin-like domain-containing protein produces the protein MNIETIEDLFGFQLQHAYYAERTQVELLSELATDAADAGNDALEQALSTHREETEQHVDRLERVFAALGRRPRASRSQIVDELAAARRDDLHPESDAPDPPPLETALLAERFESRTYEMLVRLAGRLAYADDVVDPLEAILADERAMCATLEDLEDGFAMAQPRREEA
- a CDS encoding DUF892 family protein, translated to MTPRDMTPHETLAAELARLDALEQGIDTALETLSADVAIDTLDTVRELQCREQLQYAIDQRREQTADRRRHLEEAFDVLDHRLDTGPVPELDGLIADKEKFNNVVLNDELRPLYYVETMLKLEALECTRYERVIGLARSLDDETGEAVADAIAPNYEHACDVRTELESLADGAAVDRLLAASQIDDADRASLDPYQ